CAAGGGGAGTCTGGTGTAGTGAGAAAACAGACGAAGGGGGGCGAGGAAAaatagaagagaaagagaagatagaGATGAAAGGTATCGAAGTAAAAACAAAGGTAGTGGAAAGGGAAGCACAAATACTGCACAAAGTACCATCAAGTTCTTCATATGTGTCAGGCTTGAGTATATTCTTGATGTCCTCTCGACTCTAAAATTGGTCCTTTGGATCGCAGTCACTGTCGGTAAGGGCGTAGGTTATCTCGCAGCTTTGCTCTGCAACATTTGGCCCTTCCAACTAGGAGGAAAAATTGATACTGTATAGCACCATTCGAGAGTACATCTCTCAGCCAATTGAATATAATTGCAAAATGCTCTGTGTAAGTAGCATAGAATTTGTGGTTCCAAGCCAACGCAATGCCATCATTTTCTGCATGAAGAGCGATAAGCTTCAAGAGGAACAAATACCAATTTCGGCAAGCAGTGGCGTCAACCGGGTTGCTTCTTGTACAGCCACTGCTTGAGTAGTGAACTCATTCTCAGTAATAGACAACGCCATATGGGACTCCCTGATTAGAGTCCACGAGATAAGACCAAAATGCAAATCCAGAGTTGAAAGGCCTTTTTTAGTATGAGGACAAGCCCATTTGGCATTGTAGTAGCTCAATAGAGCAACCAAACGAGATCCGGAGTAGAGATATGCTTGCGGATTGTGGGTGATAACCAGGCCCTTCGATCCAACAAAGTGACGGAGCACCGGAATGAATTTCTTCCTCAGATAGTGACAAAATGAGACGATGATCCACATAGATCATGACGTAGAGAGGGACCTTGCCATGCCGCCAGAACATGGAAGGATCTGACCGGGTACGAGCGAATGCCATAGAAACCAGCATATCATGAAGTAGTTGATACCATTCCGGGCGGCTTTACTTCAGAGAGCATGATAACCTTCGCACGGAAGTTCTTCCGGTTGTGTTGTTGGTCAGAATCCCAATACATCTGCGCCTTCGGCCATCCACTAAATCCGTTTTGCATATCCGCTCCCTAGGAGTTAGGCATCTGTATCCTTAATTCCCCCGGCTTATATCGGACTGCTTTTTAAAAGGTAGGAAGGCAATTTCAGCAGTCGTTCGTCTTCACATCTGCTCGTTGGCGTTCGACATCACCACGTAGGCGATGGGGTTTGCTGGTTCAATGCCAGGTTTGAAGGGGAGTTTTGGCCTTGATCGCTGGGATCAGGTATGGAGGAACATCAAAAATCAACGGGTCCAGATCTCTACATGCGCCCGCCAGTTGGCACCATGTGACCTTGGACATATCCCTATAGTCATCTTCACAGACGTTGAGGCTTTTCAATGCAAGACGTTACAAAACATCGTTGCACACTCTCTGCGTCAAGCCCATGGTCCATCAAGTGTGTGCAATTCGACAAGTGAAAGACAAAATTGAAGAATAACCCAAATAATCAAGTCTATCTCTCCCCATGCACGAAGCAATGAGAGGTTCGGTTGGATCCATTCGATCAAAGAGTGGAACCCACGACTTCCTGAATTCAAGAATTGAAATCAAATCTGCGTGAGATTTTGCGAGTCTGTTGGCGTGTCATCCACTTCTGTTAGTCCTTCAATTATTGCAAGAATAACCCGTAAAGCTTAGATATATATGTGTTGGCGTTATCTTTTCCGCGCGGGATTGCGGCCCTCAACAAAAAGGAGAACGGCTATGATAATATTTCACGAAAGGTGACTGGGCTGACCCGTATTGACTGTGGCCCCATTGAAGACAATATTAAAAAGCCTTCCGTGAAACAAGCACGGACGCGGGCATAGTGGACAGTTTGAAAGTCCAAAGATCTCGACCACTTTCCTGAGGTTATAAGATATCACGGCCTATGCGTTCGTTGTTGGCGTTAATACCAAAGCATCTAGTTGGTTCCGAACCTCATCACATGTGTGGGGAGTGCAAGAGATCGAGAAAGAGACCGAACCGATGATCGAGAGAAGGTCATGAGAATTGCTGGAGCCTGGGTGTCGGTTGGGGAGGGATTGCGAAAGACGGGAGAATCGGCGGTCAATGACCTAACATCCAAGGCAGACATTTGGCAAACTGGCTGCTGTATTGCAAGTTGAAAGAGAACTGGGAAATTCAGATGCAATCCAATATCCATCAcagatgaaaaagaagagaacaAGGCAAGAACACCACAAGAAACTTGATGGATCTTCCATGGTACAAGTAATTTCCTCAATACTAATCTGGTTTATGGGGTATCTGCAACTTGCAGCAAAAAGCGACCGATTTCTGCGGGGGCTTCTATCCACATGCCATCGATGCTCCGGCCAAATCACTGCTCGAAGGCCCTCATAACCGCAAGACCCGCTACTGAGCCCGATGCAACACGATTGTGACCTGAAGGATTACTAGTCAGTCCATCAAATTCTGAGACAAGGCTTTGCTTCAACGTACCACCGTATCGAATCCGTTCCCATCTAACTGTCTTCACAATCTCAGTGCCATCTTCATTGCTGATCTCATTCTTCCAGATCTTGACCTCGCTAGGGTTGCCGTCCTCGGCTTTGTAGTGCGTCACAGCGCCGGGAGCACCCTTAATGTGTTTACCCGTGGCAGCCTCCCAAACACGGCGTCCTTCGTACCAGGGAATTTCAGCATCGTCTAAGGCGTGAACAATCGTCAGATCAAGGCTTTGATCGGTGTATTCCAAATCTACAGCGGTTAACGAAGTGGCATTGACGCCGGTAAGACGAGCCAGTCTCCCAGCCGTGTCCCAGTGGTCCACAATATGGCTCAACAACCACTTCTGAAACCGAGGATATCCCATAATGGGGGACAGAATAGGTGGCGtgaggcccttgaagctgtaGGATTCAATGAGATTGGCTAGGCTGCTGAAGGATGCCAACAGGACCACTCCAGCGAATGGCTCGGCGTTCTTGATGGCTGGTTGGACAGCTGCTGGGTCAGATGATCCGAATGCAAAACGCTCTGCCACTGCAGTTGTGACTGCAGTTCCCAAACTCTGCCCCACGATGACGATGCGAGAAGTGGGAACCTTCAATGGCCCTGCGGTAAGGAAGTTAATGAGTGAGACGCCATCTGTGATGAGACCTTCCTCTGTGGGAGTTCCAGTGCTCACACCAAATCCTCGATAGTCAATTGCGAAGACGTGGACTGGGTTTGACGGGGTAGACAGGCCCAGCATCGAGTTGTAAGTGGCAGGGCGTTGAGCAGAACCCAAGTGCGCCGCATTTCCATGGACTTGATTGCTTAAATGTCAGCTTACAACAGTAGAGATCCAGGTTGTATATCACCTACAGCTTACGACGACTCGTGCATTGGAGTCATTGGCGAGAAGCTTATGGGCAACTGTGTTCGTATAATCCTCGGCTGGGCCCGTAGAGGAATTATCCATCAGTTCCCTTTCGTGTTCCAGGCAAAGATGCAAGGGCATCAAGTGCCAGCCATAAATAGTTTCATTGTCGGGCGTCACCAAATGAAACGGTTGGACTTGGGTTCCTTTGGTGATCTGTTAGCATACATGCTTCCGTTGGGATTCATCTAGGCATAGAGGCCATACTCAGAAACCCAAATTGCTCAACCTGATTAATGTCCTGCCACAAGCTGGGGTTGATCTTGTTTGCATAAAGAACACTGTGTTATTTATATTAGCTCGCTCTGATCGAAGGCCCGGACGAGAAACACACAAACGTTGAACCTTTGCGATGGTCAAGGAAAGGAGACACAGCACATAGAGCAGTCCACCGGCTGCAAGAGACCAGTAGGCCTTCTTGAAAATAGATTTCAGCTCAACCATTCTGTATTCAGGGGTTGAGGTATTGTCTGTTGACAGCCTCGGGGAGACGGAGAGAGGTAGTGGACAATCCTAGACGGCGCTGATAAGCGGCGCGTTATCGCGTCCCTCTGATTTCTCCCTTCCACCCTCTCTCCATTCCCATCCAACCTTTCGCTATGGGATGTTTCTTGTAATCCCGTCGTGGATATCGTCATTATCTCATTGAACCCACTATGGCTGAAAAGCGCAAATTTCCGGCCCGTGACCGCCGAGAATCTGCAGCCAAAAGGCGTGTCTCCGAAATCACGCCGCAGCCTCACAAGAAGAAGGCGCCCACTCCTCACGCTCCATCCCCCGAACTAGTTGACGCTCCTCTACCAACAAAGGTCAAGGATGGAGATCCATTGCCCATATTTCGCATGCGGCAGCCAGTTTCCTTGTCGGACAATGAGTACCAGTCAATCGCCGAAAGGTTTGGCATCGCGGCCCTCATTGGTATTGCATGACTGACACTCTTTGATCTCAACAGCGCAGTTCTCCTCGCTTCACTTGAACGATCGAAGAAAAAATGGTTGAGTGATGGCATTCTTGTGCGATACTACACAAAGCCAAAGAAGACGAAGCGCGAACAGATCGAGAAAAACAACCCATCAAAGGACACTATGACAAAAATTGGACCCTGCGATGTCACCATCGGTCCCCATTTCTTTGATGCTATGATCTACATTGTCAAAGACCCCAGCGCGCCGCCGGCACTCCAATACGCACCCCCGCAACGGCCGATGGTTCACTATGGTCACCCTAATAACTTCCAACAATACCGACCTTATCCATCACCATCCAATCAACAACGACCTGCGCAATATTCTCCCGCAGTGCCGAGTCGCCCTGGTTATACAGGGGGCCACCCCTCGCCCCAACAAGCTCGTAGCTTGAATCAAGGCAATGCGCCCTCTCCCCAAGGAGGACAAAAGCCGCCACAAGGGCAAAAGGGCCAGCCAGCCAAGCCCAGTCCAGATCCTGTGATTCAAATGCTGGCTACACGGGCAGCTGCAGACCCCGAATTGAAGGCTTTGATGCGTGTTGTTGCCTCTAGCCAAGCATCGCAGGAGCAGCTCCGGGCTTTCCAAGCACACATCGACGAACTCAACGCAATCATCAAATCAAGAGAGCAGCAAGAACAACGGCAGCAATCTTCAACAGGACAACCAATTGCACAACCGTCAACACCTACAACGCAGGCTCAGATTCGAAAACAACAAGGTGGTGTAACGAAGCCAGTGTCGTTGGAGAAATCCCCACAAACGTTGCAGACCCCATCCAAGGGTTCCAAGCAACCTCCCGTGAAGACAGAGGTGCAGCCCCAAGCCCCTGCACAAGTCCCACCGAGCCAGGTTCCCAAACCTCCCCAGAGTGCCACTGAGTCTGGCAACATCAA
The nucleotide sequence above comes from Penicillium digitatum chromosome 1, complete sequence. Encoded proteins:
- a CDS encoding Monoacylglycerol lipase, yielding MVELKSIFKKAYWSLAAGGLLYVLCLLSLTIAKVQRFVLYANKINPSLWQDINQVEQFGFLRTQVQPFHLVTPDNETIYGWHLMPLHLCLEHERELMDNSSTGPAEDYTNTVAHKLLANDSNARVVVSFHGNAAHLGSAQRPATYNSMLGLSTPSNPVHVFAIDYRGFGVSTGTPTEEGLITDGVSLINFLTAGPLKVPTSRIVIVGQSLGTAVTTAVAERFAFGSSDPAAVQPAIKNAEPFAGVVLLASFSSLANLIESYSFKGLTPPILSPIMGYPRFQKWLLSHIVDHWDTAGRLARLTGVNATSLTAVDLEYTDQSLDLTIVHALDDAEIPWYEGRRVWEAATGKHIKGAPGAVTHYKAEDGNPSEVKIWKNEISNEDGTEIVKTVRWERIRYGGHNRVASGSVAGLAVMRAFEQ
- a CDS encoding Alpha/beta hydrolase family protein, with the translated sequence MAEKRKFPARDRRESAAKRRVSEITPQPHKKKAPTPHAPSPELVDAPLPTKVKDGDPLPIFRMRQPVSLSDNEYQSIAESAVLLASLERSKKKWLSDGILVRYYTKPKKTKREQIEKNNPSKDTMTKIGPCDVTIGPHFFDAMIYIVKDPSAPPALQYAPPQRPMVHYGHPNNFQQYRPYPSPSNQQRPAQYSPAVPSRPGYTGGHPSPQQARSLNQGNAPSPQGGQKPPQGQKGQPAKPSPDPVIQMLATRAAADPELKALMRVVASSQASQEQLRAFQAHIDELNAIIKSREQQEQRQQSSTGQPIAQPSTPTTQAQIRKQQGGVTKPVSLEKSPQTLQTPSKGSKQPPVKTEVQPQAPAQVPPSQVPKPPQSATESGNIKEEKSATEHNSSQPAPSEAERLVVPNQSVTPGAASSSVPASTSHQQIPVVNPTPSASAQQPGARPGLPYAPHQQPAYGSQPTIQSRPPQHGSAVPFPRPPTIPYISPLGSPPVNYKSVVFEFTSPLTPYGSSTSGHAGSGDRYLFPEYTILEWLPAENTVIASFLVVRKVAPNTPFPLETAAEAANSKNKGKVASKAKKGEIKPKTEKGKPTDSPAPTPQPGTPATATPQKQEPAEPAGLSTTGHPGTPASEVNLKEYWQPVTFRIHAPNAKILEPLARVVKPADEVRRYMNDIMDRAERAPDGYLAMRLPREAALESFEKDGTPASSSNVGSGTRSRLSRVQLAGEESEVENSAFEFEEDEENLKDFYDAPSGLPPLKA